A window of the Brassica napus cultivar Da-Ae chromosome C5, Da-Ae, whole genome shotgun sequence genome harbors these coding sequences:
- the LOC106453008 gene encoding coiled-coil domain-containing protein SCD2-like, translating into MRNMRPVHARNQTTDPSSPMMTSPLMNRHARTGSNAGPASNAKKAQTKSAAQRLAAVMSNQTGDDEDSDDDLSFDYNAVGSIGLAAGRSHPSRSPMIKKPVARRPQMGTPQLADDDNEDDDFSVDVSSGRPSIGLSGGRAIRPKSPVVTKIAPPRRTQPVNEDKKKDDDDDDDDVVSVDYTIGRPSIGLGSGRAMRPQASMNKVQPQGRPVMAVSQPTDEENEDDEAPYVYTGGVPSVGLAGGRAARSRSPLKKTPPLRHPQVIAQPPSSGYSDADYDEPYTSVMPSIGLAGGRSMKPRTPLSIRTKEQPQTGVPTSGNRSSFGEDSTLPQTTTNQVDHQSPSARSAFSNKSSQSLNAMDQPPSARSSFSGRPIRTVPLMPSSVPISLKPVTPAFQSDTPTNLRKDKSRFSIDLGSSGNLRELGSQRSTSALQDEVDMLQEENESLLDKLRLAEDKCEEADARAKQLEKQVEILGEGVTMDARLLSRKEAALQQREAALKVASQTRGGKREDVSALHTEAEIAREEAASSLEQLHEVETELNSLKTLTKRLILTQEEMEEVVLKRCWLSRYWGLCVRHGIQADIARAKHEYWSSFAPLPLEIVLSAGQRARDIVSRSNSTLREREKSFQNLHETSGEGNVESMVWVEKGLRELAALKVQEAVAYVMAQNRRNSSSKIFVSDEVKLPMDGQFEAFELSDDEVEDVSFKQAWLSYFWRRAKNHDIEADLADERLQYWINQGTRSATSQDAVDVERGLMELRKLNIESQLWQKSRKGLDHESNPSSHVELSF; encoded by the exons ATGAGAAACATGAGGCCTGTCCATGCAAGGAATCAGACCACGGATCCATCTTCGCCGATGATGACGTCTCCTCTGATGAATCGTCACGCACGGACGGGATCCAACGCTGGACCAGCATCTAACGCCAAGAAAGCACAGACGAAATCAGCAGCTCAGAGACTCGCGGCTGTGATGTCAAACCAAACCGGGGACGATGAAGACAGTGATGATGACCTTTCCTTTGACTACAACGCTGTCGGAAGCATTGGTCTCGCTGCCGGAAGATCTCATCCTTCTCGGTCTCCAatg ATCAAGAAACCTGTTGCAAGGCGTCCGCAGATGGGAACTCCACAGTTAGCTGATGATGACAatgaagatgatgatttctCAGTGGATGTATCAAGTGGCAGACCTAGTATTGGCCTTTCTGGTGGCAGAGCAATAAGACCTAAGTCTCCTGTGGTG ACTAAAATAGCACCACCGAGACGTACACAACCAGTAAATGAAGATAAGAAGAaggatgatgatgacgatgatgatgatgttgtttCAGTAGATTACACAATTGGTAGACCAAGTATTGGGCTTGGAAGTGGGAGGGCAATGAGGCCACAAGCTTCTATG AACAAAGTCCAACCACAAGGACGTCCAGTGATGGCAGTTAGTCAACCTACTGATGAGGAAAACGAAGATGATGAGGCTCCATATGTGTACACAGGTGGCGTTCCAAGTGTTGGACTTGCTGGTGGAAGGGCTGCACGGTCACGCTCTCCTCTG AAAAAAACCCCACCACTGAGGCATCCACAAGTAATAGCTCAGCCACCATCAAGTGGATACAGTGATGCTGATTATGATGAGCCTTACACTAGTGTCATGCCTAGCATAGGACTTGCTGGTGGACGCTCAATGAAACCTCGCACTCCTTTG TCAATTCGTACTAAGGAACAACCTCAGACAGGAGTTCCAACTTCAGGTAACCGATCTTCATTCGGTGAGGATTCAACATTACCTCAGACAACAACAAACCAAGTGGATCACCAATCTCCATCTGCACGTTCTGCCTTCTCTAACAAATCATCTCAGTCTCTCAATGCTATGGACCAACCTCCCTCGGCGCGTTCATCTTTCAGTGGTCGTCCCATAAGAACAGTACCTTTAATGCCATCTTCTGTGCCTATATCACTCAAACCAGTCACTCCTGCTTTTCAATCCGACACGCCAACCAATCTTAGAAAAGACAAAAG TAGGTTCTCCATTGATTTGGGAAGCTCAGGAAACTTAAGAGAGTTAGGAAGTCAACGGTCTACTTCAGCTTTGCAAGATGAG GTTGATATGTTacaagaagaaaatgaaagtttgtTAGACAAG CTTCGACTTGCAGAAGATAAGTGTGAAGAAGCAGATGCAAGAGCCAAGCAACTTGAGAAGCAG GTTGAAATACTTGGAGAAGGTGTTACTATGGACGCACGTCTTTTAAGCAG GAAGGAGGCAGCTCTGCAACAGAGAGAG GCTGCTTTGAAAGTGGCTTCACAAACTCGTGGAGGAAAGAGAGAAGATGTTTCAGCTCTTCATACAGAAGCTGAG ATTGCTAGGGAGGAAGCAGCATCTTCTCTAGAGCAGCTTCATGAAGTTGAAACAGAGCTTAACTCTCTTAAGACCTTGACCAAGAGATTGATATTGactcaggaggagatg GAAGAGGTTGTTCTCAAGAGGTGCTGGCTTTCACGTTATTGGGGCTTATGCGTTAGACATG GGATACAAGCAGACATTGCACGAGCCAAGCACGAGTACTGGTCATCATTTGCACCTCTTCCTCTAGAGATTGTTCTTTCCGCAGGACAAAGAGCTAGAGACATCGTTTCACGTT CTAACAGCACTcttagagaaagagaaaaatcatttcaaaatctGCATGAAACTTCTGGTGAAGGAAATGTGGAAAGCATGGTATGGGTGGAGAAAGGTTTGAGAGAACTGGCTGCACTAAag GTTCAGGAGGCAGTTGCATATGTCATGGCTCAAAATAGACGAAACTCATCATCAAAGATTTTTGTTTCAG ATGAAGTGAAACTGCCAATGGATGGACAGTTTGAAGCCTTTG AGTTAAGTGACGATGAAGTTGAAGATGTGAGTTTTAAGCAG GCATGGCTTTCATATTTTTGGAGAAGAGCTAAGAACCATGACATTGAAGCTGATCTTGCGGATGAGCGTCTCCAGTACTGGATAAACCAAGGGACTCGATCTGCCACGTCACAAGATGCTGTTGATG TTGAAAGAGGACTAATGGAGCTGAGGAAGCTGAACATAGAGTCACAGCTTTGGCAAAAGTCTAGAAAAGGCCTTGACCATGAATCTAATCCTTCTTCTCATGTTGAACTCTCTTtctga
- the LOC125587359 gene encoding uncharacterized protein LOC125587359, with the protein MVKTKFTRNGKEVMIFGAMRNFDYGSDEAVQESKKGGERDASVSLPSLERSRIRKSVEGISMLASTEVSKASKTRRGTSYGSPASSPEKTTRRGTSYGSPASSPVKATRRGSTLSPRVSKKQKVNVAPSGDDREEWPETEMLASTVAKKTRRGTSSGGSPVSPRQSKKQKVNSERSLGDDGDDREEFLQIEEFGDIGDDGREDENGIAGIEEVGCTDLSLYFGDKAKNDDCEVDEDEGDDDAWDDDKIPDPLSSDDENEEEMRPAQAYREDTDPEELLQLGKTFSDAEDFKHACLRYTLKTRYNIKYYRSSSLKMGAKCAAEMRDDEAPCPWMVYCSYDRRKQKLMVKTYVNDHKCERTGYSKILKRSAIASLFAERLRLNPKLTAKEIQSEILREYKMEVLENSCIKAKTKVMKERRKTHEEHFDKIWDYQAEILRSNPGSTMEIETIPGATVGTKQRFYRLYMCFQAQKEAWKKTCRPVIGLDGAFLKWDIKGQLLAAVGRDGDNRIVPIAWAVVEIENDTNWDWFVKRLALDLGLENGNGFVIMSDKQKGLVKSVHTLLPEAEHRQCCRHIYENWRKGGKDLRLQRFFWFIARSYTPGMFNYNMDELKNYDPGAHASLIKTKPETWSRAFFKIGSYCNDNLNNLCESFNKTIREPRKKPLLDMLEEIRRQCMTRNYNRSKMAKDRKTRFTPKTHKELDRVEKKSKECSLRWAIGPETEVEDRDQSYVVNLENETCACRSWQMNGIPCIHAAKVILGVGRKLSEFVAPFYTTSKWRETYSFGIRPVNGMIEWPRTNRLGVIPPPNRNGKPGRPKNHDRKKGTNETVSTTKLSRANRVMTCSNCKEEGHYKNTCRKAFVESPPKNQEADQGNIRDYTLASHKLNPQKLKPHKINPHKLKHHHGKFLNLQKVNPHKLKHHRQHRGEDGCFRCLCVVYDGLFLNAFVVCCL; encoded by the exons ATGGTAAAGACGAAGttcacaaggaatggaaaggagGTAATGATTTTCGGAGCGATGAGGAATTTCGATTACGGGAGTGACGAAGCGGTTCAAGAGTCGAAGAAGGGTGGAGAACGCGATGCTTCTGTGAGTTTGCCATCGCTGGAGAGATCGAGGATTCGTAAAAGCGTTGAAGGGATATCGATGTTGGCATCTACAGAGGTGTCGAAGGCGTCGAAGACTAGGCGGGGAACTTCATATGGGTCGCCTGCGTCATCTCCGGAGAAGACCACGAGGAGGGGAACTTCATATGGGTCGCCTGCGTCATCTCCGGTGAAGGCCACGAGGCGTGGTTCAACTCTGTCTCCTAGAGTTtcgaagaagcagaaggtaaatGTGGCTCCTTCTGGTGATGACAGAGAAGAATGGCCAGAGACTGAGATGTTGGCATCAACAGTTGCGAAGAAGACAAGGCGGGGAACTTCATCTGGCGGGTCGCCTGTGTCTCCTAGACAAtcgaagaagcagaaggtaaacTCGGAGAGGAGTCTaggtgatgatggtgatgacagagaagaatttctccagaTTGAGGAATTTGGGGATATAGGTGATGATGGTAGGGAAGATGAGAACGGTATTGCTGGCATTGAGGAAGTTGGTTGTACAGATTTGAGTCTTTATTTTGGTGATAAAGCAAAAAATGATGACTGTGAGGTTGATGAAGACGAAGGCGATGATGATGCATGGGATGATGATAAAATCCCTGATCCTCTGTCATCAGATGATGAGAATGAAGAGGAGATGAGACCTGCGCAAGCTTACAGAGAAGACACTGATCCAGAGGAGCTCCTTCAGCTAGGCAAGACATTTTCAGATGCTGAGGACTTCAAACATGCTTGTCTGAGGTATACCCTGAAAACCAGATACAACATCAAGTACTACAGATCCAGTAGCTTGAAGATGGGTGCAAAATGTGCCGCTgagatgagagatgatgaggctCCTTGTCCCTGGATGGTCTACTGTTCGTATGATAGGAGGAAACAGAAGTTGATGGTAAAGACATACGTCAATGACCATAAGTGTGAGAGGACAGGGTATTCGAAGATACTTAAGAGGTCAGCAATTGCAAGTCTATTTGCTGAGAGGTTAAGGCTGAATCCTAAGCTCACGGCAAAGGAGATACAATCTGAGATATTGAGGGAGTATAAGATGGAAGTTTTAGAAAACTCATGCATTAAGGCCAAGACGAAGGTGATGAAAGAAAGGAGGAAGACCCATGAGGAGCATTTTGATAAAATCTGGGATTACCAAGCAGAGATATTGAGGAGCAATCCTGGATCAACCATGGAAATTGAGACCATACCAGGAGCCACGGTTGGAACCAAGCAGCGGTTCTACAGACTCTACATGTGTTTCCAAGCACAAAAGGAAGCATGGAAGAAGACTTGTAGGCCTGTTATTGGCTTAGATGGAGCCTTTTTGAAATGGGACATCAAGGGACAGTTGTTGGCTGCGGTTGGAAGAGATGGAGACAATAGGATTGTCCCTATTGCTTGGGCTGTAGTGGAGATAGAGAATGATACAAACTGGGATTGGTTTGTGAAGCGTTTGGCCTTGGATTTGGGATTGGAAAATGGGAACGGCTTTGTTATAATGTCTGACAAACAAAAG GGATTAGTGAAATCAGTTCATACCCTCCTTCCAGAAGCTGAGCATAGACAGTGTTGTCGCCATATCTACGAGAACTGGAGGAAAGGTGGAAAAGATCTAAGGTTACAGAGGTTCTTCTGGTTCATTGCAAGGAGCTACACTCCTGGTATGTTCAACTACAACATGGACGAGCTTAAGAACTATGATCCTGGCGCACATGCATCTCTGATAAAGACAAAGCCAGAGACTTGGTCTAGAGCTTTCTTCAAGATAGGCTCCTACTGCAATGATAATCTGAACAACTTGTGTGAGTCCTTCAACAAGACCATCAGGGAGCCTAGGAAGAAACCTCTGCTAGACATGTTAGAGGAGATAAGGCGTCAATGTATGACTAGGAACTACAATAGGTCTAAGATGGCTAAGGACAGGAAGACTAGGTTCACCCCGAAGACACATAAAGAGTTAGACAGGGTTGAGAAGAAGTCAAAAGAATGTAGTCTGCGTTGGGCAATTGGGCCAGAGACTGAGGTGGAAGATAGAGACCAGTCATATGTGGTGAATTTGGAGAATGAGACTTGTGCATGTCGAAGCTGGCAAATGAATGGTATTCCATGCATCCATGCTGCTAAGGTCATCCTTGGCGTGGGAAGAAAACTCTCTGAATTTGTTGCTCCTTTCTACACAACCTCTAAGTGGCGTGAAACCTACAGTTTTGGGATCAGACCTGTAAATGGGATGATAGAGTGGCCTCGGACCAATAGATTAGGTGTGATTCCACCACCTAATCGAAATGGCAAGCCTGGTAGGCCTAAAAACCATGATCGAAAGAAGGGAACCAATGAGACAGTGTCTACTACCAAGCTGAGTCGTGCGAACAGGGTAATGACATGCTCTAATTGCAAAGAAGAAGGGCACTACAAGAATACATGTCGGAAGGCTTTTGTTGAGAGCCCACCTAAAAACCAAGAGGCAGACCAAGGAAATATCAG GGACTACACTTTGGCGAGTCACAAGCTCAATCCTCAGAAGCTCAAACCTCACAAAATCAATCCTCACAAGCTCAAGCATCACCATGGGAAGTTCCTCAATCTTCAGAAGGTCAATCCTCACAAGCTGAAGCATCACAGACAGCATCGTGGGGAAGATGGTTGTTTTAGATGCTTGTGTGTTGTTTATGATGGTCTCTTTCTGAATGCTTTCGTTGTCTGTTGTTTATGA
- the LOC106404920 gene encoding uncharacterized protein At1g43920, Chloroplastic-like — translation MMSSGCEDSSVNTMGIRGIPEQCGCGRRTGIYTSKTKVNPGRTFFRCPTFQNDHLYKWVDEAVYEEVQDALPKVECFASDVMKIKMEIESMKTVEEDLKEDVRKASNELKKLNVIMKVGFSVVCLGVVICLVLIMFDKADGLSMNSY, via the exons ATGATGAGTTCGGGTTGTGAGGATTCGTCTGTGAATACGATGGGAATTCGTGGTATCCCGGAGCAATGCGGTTGTGGTCGAAGAACTGGGATATACACATCAAAAACGAAGGTCAATCCAGGAAGAACTTTCTTTAGATGCCCAacgtttcaaaat GATCACTTGTATAAATGGGTAGATGAAGCTGTCTACGAAGAGGTTCAAGATGCATTGCCAAAAGTTGAATGCTTTGCATCAGAtgttatgaaaattaaaatggaGATCGAAAGCATGAAAACCGTGGAGGAAGACTTGAAAGAAGATGTCAGGAAGGCGAGCAATGAACTTAAGAAGCTGAATGTGATCATGAAAGTGGGTTTTTCGGTGGTTTGTTTAGGCGTTGTGATATGTCTTGTGTTGATCATGTTTGACAAAGCAGATGGGTTGTCTATGAATAGCTACTAA
- the LOC106453007 gene encoding trafficking protein particle complex subunit 6B has translation MVREVAESCVDTMLMEMVAMYSGRFYANKPELAARRIEAIGYQVGHQLSERYTMERPRFSDHLEAIKFICKDFWSEVFKKQIDNLKTNHRGTFVLQDNKFRWLSRVSIDPSSEKETEDPSTPGESKAAQAVSMYLYFPCGIIRGVLSNLGIPCAVSADISSLPTCSFVIRVKA, from the exons atggTGAGAGAAGTGGCGGAGAGCTGTGTAGACACTATGTTGATGGAGATGGTGGCGATGTACAGCGGCCGATTCTACGCTAACAAGCCGGAACTCGCCGCTCGGAGGATCGAGGCCATCGGTTATCAAGTCGGCCACCAGCTCTCCGAGAG GTACACTATGGAAAGACCAAGGTTCAGCGACCATCTAGAGGCAATCAAGTTTATCTGTAAAGACTTCTGGTCTGAGGTCTTCAAGAAGCAGATTGATAATCTCAAGACTAATCACCGG GGTACTTTTGTATTGCAAGACAACAAGTTCAGATGGCTATCTCGTGTCTCGATCGACCCTTCGTCTGAGAAGGAAACCGAAGATCCGTCTACTCCAGGGGAAAGCAAAGCGGCACAAGCGGTGAGCATGTACCTGTATTTCCCATGTGGAATCATAAGAGGTGTCCTCTCCAACTTGGGGATACCTTGTGCTGTCTCTGCTGACATATCCAGCCTTCCCACTT GCTCTTTCGTGATTCGGGTCAAGGCTTGA
- the LOC106453006 gene encoding cytadherence high molecular weight protein 2-like encodes MDKAASHEELITEKLDKSLRGGASEMLFSITQLRGIQKHSKMVEANLKSRSKALELKEKELQTLSSDLEQKVETFEKEKTEAGDMKKLVGECAEELRLKRNELTEIGRLCSETSKKKCELAVTFEKVKECEKRFKMKSLELASKEKDLRGVRESIEVSDSELEVKQKMVQSLHDEIDSKSKESREIKRVIEQQTSELVVMQKQLDSIRSSCEMEERDKEKELDLLKNQIESEEKKLLQLKREKEVVTGIKKKDLELTLSKIEESSQQLADVNHQLESQRRQLEMQSVEQVSKRMEFESLRESSKRLVCDLEVKEKRLQELNNLIKISGEQLNLKSKELGEIERELKLKRRLRQMSTVLVTREKRPVSDSSQQNAEEDTEPIDTLMPDGISASLTRHEVSGVLRATPNPAGFVLEQVQDGIRQGSTFQDTFLETLVLIFEELVKIQGPDESQLLQLQATEVATLWKERITIEAPKSTLEALAFLLFIIAYGLKTLINEEETAFLVSSIAHYGQAPRLFGYLSLNPKIREFVEELIKKSLYIPAVRLICLFNLDKEDKEVPFSPSELLKKEITTFRRSALENRSTESSQAKERDGGRLRAILELVADYKLKIDLPGDLIAKLMVEGERSAPVAHCSVIHVASSSNPRAGLKKKQLGQTKTVLVKHTGVKQENLGTTLPADVKSIKLRASSSRTYQRRGN; translated from the exons ATGGATAAAGCAGCAAGTCATGAAGAACTAATTACGGAGAAGCTCGACAAGTCACTTAGAGGTGGTGCCTCTGAGATGCTGTTCTCCATTACTCAACTGAGAGGTATACAGAAGCATAGCAAGATGGTTGAAGCCAACCTCAAGAGTAGATCCAAAGCGCTAGAGTTAAAGGAGAAGGAGCTCCAGACTCTGAGCTCTGACCTTGAACAAAAGGTTGAGACTTTCGAGAAGGAGAAGACTGAAGCTGGTGATATGAAGAAGCTGGTGGGAGAGTGTGCGGAAGAGCTGAGGTTGAAGAGAAACGAGCTGACTGAGATTGGGAGGCTTTGCAGCGAGACGAGTAAAAAGAAGTGCGAGTTGGCGGTGACTTTTGAGAAGGTTAAGGAATGTGAGAAGCGGTTTAAGATGAAGTCGTTGGAGTTAGCTTCTAAAGAGAAGGACTTGCGGGGTGTGAGAGAGTCTATTGAGGTTTCTGATTCTGAGCTTGAGGTGAAACAGAAGATGGTGCAGTCATTGCACGATGAGATTGACTCCAAGTCCAAAGAGTCAAGggagatcaaaagagtgattgAGCAACAAACCAGTGAGCTTGTCGTCATGCAAAAGCAGCTTGATTCTATCAGAAGCTCTTGTGAGATGGAAGAAAGAGATAAAGAAAAGGAGCTGGATCTGCTTAAGAATCAGATAGAGTCAGAGGAGAAGAAACTCCTTCAGctcaagagagaaaaggaaGTGGTGACAGGTATAAAGAAGAAAGATTTGGAGCTGACTCTTTCCAAGATTGAAGAATCCAGCCAGCAGCTTGCGGATGTGAATCACCAACTTGAGTCTCAGCGGAGACAGCTCGAGATGCAGTCAGTTGAGCAAGTTTCTAAACGAATGGAGTTTGAAAGTCTTCGAGAATCAAGCAAGCGCTTGGTCTGTGACCTTGAGGTGAAAGAAAAGAGGTTACAAGAATTAAACAATCTGATAAAGATCTCTGGCGAACAGCTTAACTTGAAATCCAAAGAGCTGGGGGAGATTGAAAGGGAGCTCAAGCTCAAGAGACGCTTGAGACAGATGAGCACTGTGCTTGTTACGCGTGAGAAGCGACCTGTCAGTGACAGCAGTCAGCAGAATGCAGAAGAAGACACTGAACCGATAGATACTCTCATGCCTGATGGAATCTCAGCTTCTCTTACACGCCATGAAGTCTCCGGCGTACTTAGAGCTACACCAAATCCAGCAGGATTTGTTCTGGAACAAGTGCAGGATGGAATTAGACAAGGGTCAACTTTTCAAGACACGTTCTTGGAGACCTTGGTTCTTATTTTTGAGGAGCTAGTCAAAATTCAAGGACCGGACGAGTCTCAGCTGCTGCAGCTCCAAGCTACAGAAGTGGCAACTCTATGGAAAGAGAGGATAACCATCGAAGCTCCAAAGTCAACTCTCGAGGCTTTGGCCTTTCTTCTGTTCATCATTGCATATGGATTGAAGACATTGATCAATGAAGAGGAAACTGCTTTCCTTGTCTCATCTATTGCTCACTACGGACAGGCTCCAAGACTCTTTGGATATCTGAGTCTCAACCCTAAGATCCGAG AGTTTGTTGAAGAGCTCATCAAGAAAAGCTTGTATATTCCTGCAGTTAGGCTTATCTGTTTGTTTAATCTTGATAAAGAGGATAAAGAGGTACCCTTCTCACCTTCAGAGCTCTTGAAGAAAGAGATCACCACTTTCAGACGTTCTGCCCTGGAAAATAGATCCACTGAATCCTCACAG GCGAAAGAGAGAGATGGTGGAAGACTGAGAGCTATACTTGAACTTGTGGCGGATTACAAGCTTAAAATAGATCTCCCAGGTGACCTCATCGCCAAGCTCATGGTTGAAGGAGAAAGGTCAGCCCCTGTAGCTCATTGCTCTGTCATACATGTCGCCTCCTCATCAAATCCACGAGCTGGGTTGAAGAAGAAACAGTTGGGACAGACAAAAACTGTGCTGGTAAAACATACTGGTGTAAAGCAGGAGAATCTTG GTACAACTTTGCCAGCTGATGTTAAGTCCATCAAACTCCGAGCATCCTCCAGTCGCACGTATCAGAGGAGAGGGAACTGA
- the LOC106345638 gene encoding FRIGIDA-like protein 1, with product METIIPSNSIKFLNPIPLPLVLIFEELAKVQQLDEVAKTQGPDKSQLLQLQAAEVAALWKEKIAIKAPRSSLEALAFLMSIMAFGLKTLINEEEAALLAWSIAQYEQAPMLFEYLSISLTIREVVEELIKKSEYISAVRLICLFKLDKEVSFSPSELLKKEIISFRGSALENRSNESSQAKEKDDGRLRAILELVADYQIGIDLPGDLIAKLMVQGERSAPVVRFSVEHDTSSSTSQAELKKKQLGGTETVLVRHTGVDEENLGTTLPADVNPSNETSNGNHPPLIHTYHRRRN from the exons ATGGAAACCATAATTCCTTCAAATTCTATCAAATTTCTAAATCCAATACCCCTACCTTTGGTTCTTATTTTTGAGGAGCTAGCCAAAGTTCAACAATTGGATGAGGTAGCCAAAACTCAAGGACCAGACAAGTCTCAGCTGCTGCAGCTCCAAGCCGCAGAAGTGGCAGCTCTATGGAAAGAGAAGATAGCTATCAAAGCGCCAAGATCATCTCTCGAGGCCTTGGCCTTTCTTATGTCCATCATGGCATTTGGATTAAAGACATTGatcaacgaagaagaagctgcttTACTTGCTTGGTCTATTGCTCAATACGAACAGGCACCTATGCTCTTTGAGTATTTGAGTATCAGCCTTACAATCCGAG AGGTTGTTGAAGAGCTTATAAAGAAAAGCGAATATATTTCTGCAGTCAGGCTTATCTGTTTGTTTAAGCTTGATAAAGAGGTTTCATTCTCACCTTCAGAGCTCTTAAAGAAAGAGATCATCAGTTTCAGAGGTTCTGCTCTTGAAAACAGATCCAATGAATCCTCACAG GCTAAAGAGAAAGATGATGGAAGGTTGAGAGCTATACTTGAACTCGTGGCGGATTATCAGATTGGAATAGATCTTCCAGGGGACCTCATAGCCAAGCTCATGGTTCAAGGAGAAAGATCAGCCCCTGTAGTTCGTTTCTCTGTCGAGCATGACACCTCCTCATCAACGTCACAAGCTGAGCTGAAGAAGAAACAGTTGGGAGGGACAGAAACGGTGCTTGTGAGACATACTGGTGTGGATGAAGAGAATCTTG GTACAACTTTGCCAGCTGATGTTAATCCCAGCAATGAAACATCTAACGGCAATCATCCTCCTCTCATCCACACATATCACAGGAGAAGGAACTGA